One Gemmatimonadota bacterium DNA window includes the following coding sequences:
- a CDS encoding radical SAM protein has product MRKSIKHILFLEPKSSHLHVYSDAYIPRIGCLVLATIMRDLGYGVRVMLEEVEDIDTNEFGEADLICISSLTSTAPGSYQYADFIRNVYPEKTIVMGGTHPTFVPDEALQHCDFVVRGEGEDALVELVRCLESGADYRGIANLSWVEDGRPVHNPERPKAEDLDVLPIPDFSLVPSGRLDIMSIQTQRGCPWDCSFCTVTKLNGHKLRGHSVERVLDMLEAYTKMPNFSYLFFADDIFNVPVDRTMAIMQGMIDRKLIIPWAAQMRHEISKQPELMKKMREAGCDRVMVGFESIDETALELYGKKETAHDVEVAIDAIHDHGIDLHAMFIAGADSDHPETIKTQFEFAKKKDLATSQCMILTYLPGSEDTIRYDLQGGEYLSSDWSHYDGHHANHPVPNMTRYELVNTVMEGMKGMYAPHRIASKLASAAFNALRLNKREAARQLRNGLLRLNGYSILQRWFKEHTEYLADLRAENVSLSPDRYKRVVLAVSNVDVSRVLRTFLAEMNIRVEEFSEEKLSALKDSDLVVMAGEMVDDVRARVQNLHIFPVHDKNTRMDRTLTQLGILFTENVDKVREAIAAVHFQPAQGKVATGDA; this is encoded by the coding sequence ATGCGTAAAAGTATCAAGCACATCCTCTTTCTCGAACCGAAATCCTCCCACCTCCACGTGTATTCGGACGCCTATATCCCGCGCATCGGCTGTCTTGTGCTCGCGACGATCATGCGGGACCTGGGCTACGGAGTCCGGGTGATGCTGGAAGAGGTGGAAGACATCGACACGAACGAGTTCGGGGAAGCCGATCTGATCTGCATCTCCTCACTGACGTCCACGGCCCCCGGGTCGTACCAGTACGCCGATTTCATCCGGAACGTCTATCCCGAAAAGACGATCGTGATGGGTGGAACGCATCCGACGTTCGTGCCCGACGAGGCCCTGCAGCACTGCGATTTCGTCGTGCGCGGCGAGGGGGAGGATGCCCTGGTCGAACTGGTCCGTTGCCTGGAGTCCGGCGCCGACTACCGCGGCATCGCCAACCTGTCCTGGGTGGAGGACGGACGGCCGGTCCACAACCCGGAGCGGCCCAAGGCGGAGGATCTGGACGTGCTGCCCATACCGGACTTCAGCCTGGTACCGTCCGGCAGGCTGGACATCATGTCGATACAGACGCAGCGGGGCTGTCCCTGGGACTGCAGTTTCTGCACGGTGACCAAGTTGAACGGGCACAAGCTGCGCGGCCATTCTGTCGAACGCGTGCTCGATATGCTGGAAGCCTATACGAAGATGCCGAATTTCAGCTATCTCTTCTTCGCCGATGACATCTTCAACGTGCCGGTGGACCGCACCATGGCCATCATGCAGGGGATGATCGACCGGAAGCTGATCATCCCGTGGGCGGCGCAGATGCGCCACGAGATCTCGAAGCAGCCGGAACTGATGAAGAAGATGCGCGAGGCGGGATGCGACCGCGTGATGGTTGGTTTCGAATCCATCGACGAGACGGCCCTGGAACTGTACGGCAAGAAAGAGACGGCCCACGACGTGGAGGTGGCCATCGACGCGATCCATGATCACGGTATCGACCTCCACGCCATGTTCATCGCCGGCGCCGACTCGGATCATCCGGAGACCATCAAGACCCAGTTCGAGTTCGCCAAGAAGAAGGACCTGGCGACGTCGCAATGCATGATCCTGACCTACCTGCCCGGTTCCGAAGACACCATCCGCTACGATCTGCAGGGCGGGGAATACCTGAGCAGCGACTGGAGTCATTACGACGGCCACCACGCCAACCACCCCGTACCGAACATGACCCGCTACGAGCTGGTCAACACGGTGATGGAAGGGATGAAGGGCATGTACGCGCCGCACCGCATCGCGTCCAAGCTCGCCAGTGCCGCGTTCAACGCGCTCAGGCTCAACAAGCGGGAAGCCGCGCGGCAACTGCGCAACGGCCTGCTGCGCCTGAACGGCTACTCCATCCTTCAGCGGTGGTTCAAGGAGCACACCGAGTACCTGGCCGATCTCCGCGCCGAGAACGTGTCCCTGTCGCCGGACCGGTACAAGCGCGTGGTGCTGGCCGTGTCCAACGTGGACGTGAGCCGGGTGCTTCGCACGTTCCTGGCCGAGATGAACATCCGCGTGGAAGAGTTCAGCGAGGAGAAGCTCTCCGCGCTCAAGGACTCCGACCTGGTGGTCATGGCCGGCGAGATGGTGGACGACGTGAGAGCCCGGGTCCAGAACCTGCACATCTTCCCCGTGCACGACAAGAACACGCGGATGGACCGGACCCTGACCCAGCTCGGCATACTCTTCACCGAGAACGTGGACAAGGTGCGCGAGGCCATCGCCGCGGTGCATTTCCAGCCCGCCCAGGGCAAGGTGGCGACCGGCGACGCCTGA
- the carA gene encoding glutamine-hydrolyzing carbamoyl-phosphate synthase small subunit, which translates to MEAWLALEDGTVYEGESFGATGKKVGEVVFNTSMIGYQEVLTDPSYKGQIVTMTYPLIGNYGVNPGDLESLHPHVEGFVVREYQRNPSNWRSTGSLDRFLDDHGVVGISGIDTRALTRRLRVDGVMRGVISSGAADPDTLVRQARDVPRMVGQDLVREVTTDRPYRWEGDRRIYVDPPNDDPEGIWNGFDEPGTHRVVVMDYGVKHNILRNLARRGCQVLVLPADYTAEQVLRLNPDGIMLSNGPGDPGAVQYAIDELKVLIERKPIFGICIGHQLLGMALGGERFKLKFGHRGANQPVRQNDSGRVEITAQNHGFAIDADTLDESEVELTHINLNDRTLEGLRHRRYPVFSVQYHPEASPGPHDADYLFDRFIASMQ; encoded by the coding sequence ATGGAGGCATGGCTGGCCCTGGAAGACGGCACAGTCTACGAAGGCGAATCCTTTGGCGCTACCGGGAAAAAGGTGGGAGAAGTCGTTTTCAACACCAGCATGATCGGATACCAGGAGGTATTGACCGACCCGTCGTACAAAGGTCAGATCGTCACCATGACCTACCCGTTGATCGGGAATTACGGCGTGAATCCCGGTGACCTGGAATCGCTCCACCCCCACGTGGAAGGATTCGTGGTTCGGGAGTACCAGCGGAACCCGAGCAATTGGCGCTCGACCGGCAGTCTCGACCGCTTCCTGGACGACCATGGCGTCGTTGGCATTTCCGGAATCGATACCCGGGCACTTACCCGCAGGCTCCGCGTCGACGGGGTCATGCGCGGCGTGATAAGTTCCGGCGCGGCGGATCCTGACACACTCGTCCGGCAGGCCAGGGACGTGCCCAGAATGGTTGGCCAGGACTTGGTCCGCGAAGTGACCACGGACCGGCCGTACCGGTGGGAGGGAGATCGTCGTATCTACGTGGACCCTCCCAACGACGATCCGGAGGGGATCTGGAACGGCTTCGACGAACCTGGAACCCATCGGGTCGTCGTCATGGATTACGGCGTCAAGCACAATATACTGAGGAACCTGGCGCGTCGGGGCTGCCAGGTGCTCGTCCTGCCGGCGGACTACACGGCCGAGCAGGTGCTGCGGCTGAACCCTGACGGTATCATGTTGTCCAACGGACCCGGCGATCCGGGCGCCGTTCAATACGCCATTGACGAGTTGAAAGTCCTGATCGAGCGGAAACCCATATTCGGCATCTGCATCGGTCACCAGTTACTGGGCATGGCGCTGGGCGGAGAACGGTTCAAGCTGAAGTTCGGCCACCGGGGCGCCAATCAGCCTGTGCGGCAGAACGATTCGGGCCGCGTGGAAATCACCGCCCAGAACCACGGCTTCGCCATCGACGCCGACACCCTTGACGAATCCGAGGTGGAACTGACCCATATCAATCTGAATGACCGGACGTTAGAAGGGCTCAGGCACCGGCGGTATCCGGTTTTCTCGGTACAGTACCACCCCGAGGCGTCACCGGGACCGCACGACGCCGATTACCTGTTCGACCGATTCATCGCATCCATGCAGTAG
- a CDS encoding VWA domain-containing protein, translating into MTFLNALMLFGLVAVAVPIVIHLFHRQRVSTVDFSSVIFIRDHHMQRSRALRLRELLLLLLRVLIVLLLVMAFARPVIEGLAGTLLGSSVEQRSVFAIVLDNSYSMGAGRYGDTPFNAARTEAGRIVDAMQPGDEGLIILTAAPPEAVPPVPTDRTAALSARLSEAEVSESSGDIADALRLARRKLSGIVSAHKSIYLLSDLQRSDWERLSESGSEAPSESHAPIYLYPFEAGSVVNASIDEVSVSEGLLIRNQPERFVATFTYRNGPSAGTNRTGQAEQTGQAEQTGQAEQTGQTGRTRRTREVRLVINDLDRDSRQVTAETGAAGSVQFNVVVDTPGRYSGYVELDEDDVAADNRRYFTLEVPDAFGVTAVGQSESSYFIEQVLRPTGGLVTPVDVQTASADVLNSDLYDTGVLIVDGAVELTPARLSSLERYVSSGGGVLVFLGEGLDPAVYENGFFTGVFDCSITARRGTPGSKSSFHRMDQADFEHPVFRFDGRYAESLSADEARFYASYAVDAGLGARVIARFMDGTPAVLEGRSGSGRALLVASDLNTGWSDLALRSAFVPFMHRSVRYLHPSVTVAEGGHLAGKPIVRPMTDLRTDAGLYLEYPSGRTESVNARTGRHGITVEVPDTKQPGVYALWDGDAVVQAFAVNPDTRESDLARFTPEEAAGLFGAGEDVVLMDPADAPGVPRGGTFGAPGGYEIWKSLIVLAMALILAEYWLSGSRTGRTGRTGLTGGSMDRRKA; encoded by the coding sequence ATGACCTTTCTGAACGCGTTGATGCTGTTTGGGCTTGTTGCGGTCGCCGTACCGATCGTCATACACCTGTTCCACCGCCAGCGAGTCTCCACCGTCGATTTCAGCTCCGTCATTTTCATCAGGGATCACCATATGCAACGGTCCCGGGCCTTGAGGCTCCGGGAACTCCTGTTGCTTCTTCTGCGGGTGCTCATTGTCCTGCTCCTGGTGATGGCATTCGCAAGGCCGGTCATCGAAGGCCTCGCGGGCACCTTGTTGGGCAGCAGCGTCGAACAGCGGTCGGTCTTCGCCATCGTACTGGACAATTCATACAGCATGGGCGCCGGACGCTACGGGGACACGCCGTTCAACGCCGCCAGGACCGAGGCAGGACGCATCGTCGATGCGATGCAGCCGGGCGACGAGGGACTGATCATACTGACCGCCGCGCCGCCCGAGGCTGTCCCGCCCGTTCCCACGGACCGGACCGCAGCGCTTTCGGCGCGCCTGTCGGAAGCGGAAGTATCCGAAAGTTCGGGGGACATCGCCGACGCTTTGCGTCTCGCACGCCGGAAACTGTCCGGCATTGTATCGGCGCACAAGAGCATCTACCTCCTGTCGGATTTACAGCGAAGCGACTGGGAGCGTTTGTCCGAGTCCGGATCGGAGGCGCCTTCGGAATCACATGCGCCGATCTATCTCTACCCCTTCGAGGCGGGGAGCGTCGTCAACGCCAGTATCGACGAGGTCTCCGTCAGCGAGGGCCTGCTGATCCGCAATCAACCGGAGCGGTTTGTCGCGACCTTCACCTACCGGAACGGCCCTTCAGCGGGCACAAATCGAACCGGGCAGGCCGAGCAGACCGGGCAAGCAGAGCAGACCGGGCAAGCAGAGCAGACCGGGCAGACCGGCCGTACCAGGCGGACCCGGGAAGTCCGGCTCGTCATCAACGACCTGGACCGGGACAGCCGCCAGGTGACGGCCGAAACGGGCGCGGCGGGTTCCGTGCAGTTCAACGTCGTCGTCGACACACCGGGCAGGTATTCCGGTTACGTGGAACTGGACGAGGATGATGTCGCGGCCGACAACCGGCGGTATTTCACCCTCGAGGTTCCGGACGCTTTTGGCGTTACCGCCGTAGGACAGAGTGAATCCTCCTACTTCATCGAGCAGGTATTAAGACCGACGGGCGGATTGGTCACGCCCGTGGACGTGCAGACTGCATCCGCCGACGTGTTGAACAGCGATCTGTACGATACGGGCGTGCTGATCGTGGACGGCGCCGTGGAACTGACGCCGGCGCGGCTATCCAGCCTGGAGCGTTACGTTTCCTCCGGGGGCGGCGTACTGGTCTTTCTCGGGGAGGGACTGGATCCGGCGGTTTACGAAAACGGTTTCTTCACCGGCGTCTTCGACTGCTCGATCACGGCACGAAGGGGAACGCCCGGCAGCAAGAGCTCCTTTCACCGGATGGACCAGGCCGATTTCGAGCATCCCGTGTTTCGTTTCGACGGCCGATACGCCGAATCCCTGTCGGCCGACGAGGCCAGGTTCTACGCGTCCTATGCCGTCGATGCGGGCCTCGGCGCACGGGTCATCGCGCGATTCATGGACGGAACGCCGGCGGTCCTCGAAGGTCGGTCCGGAAGCGGCCGCGCACTTTTGGTCGCATCCGACCTGAACACCGGCTGGAGCGACCTGGCGTTGCGCAGCGCGTTCGTGCCGTTCATGCATCGAAGCGTTCGGTATTTGCATCCGTCGGTGACGGTTGCCGAAGGGGGTCACCTGGCGGGAAAACCCATCGTACGACCCATGACCGATTTACGGACAGACGCCGGCCTCTACCTCGAGTACCCCTCGGGACGTACCGAGTCGGTCAATGCCCGGACCGGACGCCACGGGATTACGGTGGAAGTCCCGGACACGAAACAACCCGGCGTGTATGCGCTGTGGGACGGTGACGCCGTCGTACAGGCCTTCGCGGTAAATCCGGACACGCGGGAATCGGACCTGGCCCGGTTTACACCGGAAGAGGCGGCCGGGTTGTTCGGAGCCGGAGAGGATGTCGTGCTCATGGACCCGGCGGACGCCCCGGGCGTCCCCCGCGGCGGGACATTCGGCGCCCCGGGCGGGTATGAGATCTGGAAGTCTTTGATCGTCCTCGCGATGGCGCTCATATTGGCGGAATACTGGCTGTCGGGATCGCGAACCGGGCGGACCGGGCGGACCGGGCTGACCGGCGGGAGCATGGACCGGAGAAAAGCGTAG
- the hflX gene encoding GTPase HflX — translation MHEIPRNTRERALLVGMVPSNERVGEMEESLDELALLADTAGAEIVDRMIQVRSAMHPAYYIGTGKARSIAELCEAEEIDLVIFDDDLTPAQVRNLDRVIERRILDRSGLILDIFASRAKSKQAKLQVELAQLQYMMPRLTRQWDHLSRQEGGVAAGSGGAIGVRGPGETQLEIDRRLIRGRITHLRRNLEQVAASYHRQRQRRSAMFCIALIGYTNAGKSTIFNGFTEAGTLIEDRLFATLDATTRVINVSPGQPVLLSDTVGFIRKLPHHLIASFKSTLTEVYDADLLVHVVDGSHPNHAEHIVTVNQVLAELGASDLPLLLVFNKADQLENPDALEFLELSYPDAITISALDPGDVERLRQAISIRVDRHRVEVELLIPYENGHAVSVAYESGEVLHREDEPEGVRLTVRMMPSVAGRLGKTLDAFVCR, via the coding sequence ATGCACGAAATACCCCGAAACACTCGTGAACGCGCCTTGTTGGTCGGCATGGTGCCTTCGAACGAACGGGTCGGAGAGATGGAGGAGTCGCTCGACGAACTCGCCCTGCTGGCCGATACCGCCGGCGCGGAGATCGTCGATCGGATGATCCAGGTCCGAAGCGCCATGCATCCTGCGTACTATATCGGAACCGGAAAGGCCCGTTCCATCGCCGAGTTGTGCGAGGCGGAAGAAATCGACCTCGTGATTTTCGACGACGACCTCACCCCCGCGCAGGTCAGGAACCTGGACCGCGTTATCGAACGGCGCATTCTGGACCGTAGCGGACTGATTCTCGATATATTCGCCTCGCGGGCGAAGTCGAAGCAGGCCAAGCTGCAGGTTGAACTCGCCCAGTTGCAGTATATGATGCCGCGGCTGACGAGGCAGTGGGACCACCTTTCCCGGCAGGAAGGCGGCGTGGCGGCCGGATCGGGCGGCGCCATCGGGGTCCGGGGGCCCGGCGAGACGCAACTGGAGATCGACCGGCGGCTGATCCGTGGACGCATCACCCATCTGCGCAGGAATCTCGAACAGGTGGCCGCTTCTTATCACCGGCAGCGACAACGCCGAAGCGCCATGTTCTGTATCGCGCTGATCGGGTATACCAATGCCGGCAAGTCCACGATTTTCAATGGATTCACCGAGGCCGGCACGCTGATCGAGGACAGGCTGTTCGCCACCCTCGACGCGACCACGCGTGTGATCAACGTGAGCCCGGGCCAGCCCGTTCTGCTTTCGGATACCGTGGGTTTCATTCGAAAACTGCCCCACCACCTGATCGCATCCTTCAAAAGCACGCTGACCGAGGTCTACGACGCGGACCTCCTTGTACACGTGGTCGACGGCAGCCATCCCAACCACGCGGAACACATCGTGACGGTGAACCAGGTGCTGGCGGAACTGGGGGCTTCCGATCTGCCGCTGCTGCTGGTCTTCAACAAGGCGGACCAACTGGAGAATCCAGACGCCCTGGAATTCCTGGAGCTCTCCTATCCCGACGCCATCACGATATCCGCACTGGATCCCGGTGACGTGGAACGCCTGCGCCAGGCGATTTCAATCAGGGTCGACCGCCATCGCGTGGAAGTGGAACTGCTGATTCCCTACGAGAACGGGCACGCCGTTTCCGTGGCCTATGAGTCGGGGGAAGTCCTGCACCGGGAAGACGAACCGGAGGGCGTTCGCCTCACGGTCCGCATGATGCCGTCCGTTGCCGGTCGTCTCGGCAAGACGCTGGATGCATTTGTCTGCAGATAA
- a CDS encoding GWxTD domain-containing protein has translation MRRDGRLPAMNGNPERHRTGEPEVIGYYSRIACLVCLLIAWPAWTAHGQEQEPSVTEADPNTAAEADSTGAGGDPLLVPANSTGEVDFSVDVSGFRGEEGQTYLEIYFLCRPSGFTLEEKDDGVYVATFEIDLSIIDEQDNAVFQSVQQREYQTDRPVTITRRGEERVVLEQIAAGVAPGTYRAKAIVTDLNSRRSGEAEKPFVAQPLDAAELSVSDLQFSTLIQQAQEQNRFTKNGLLVLPNPLRIFEKWIEMPEDGSYKPRNLFLYFEMYNLTPDSATNEATYDIYPSVTSHANEMTFPLPPKQNRKVSGSDGLDVIALDYMTFPEGIYTLEIKVRDAQAGTEATSSSVFEIVQPPAPPPPATVLTEDQAKRGRRQLAIIASKRERELYDNLDLEGKTEFLIAFWRMRDPTPETPENESMMVFNERFSYADYQLGGAESDRGSVFIRYGQPEEIERHDSDNIMKSYQIWYYTEGVQGDPSRTTEGGRHFFVFGDRRNIGRYELVHSSARGELYNPYWRQDLLLIDESQLLEHRGYDTPTQSRPLSAPETDPGKP, from the coding sequence ATGCGACGCGACGGCCGGCTTCCCGCGATGAACGGGAATCCGGAACGACACCGAACCGGAGAACCCGAAGTGATTGGATACTACAGCCGTATAGCCTGTCTGGTCTGCCTGCTCATCGCCTGGCCCGCCTGGACCGCTCACGGGCAGGAACAGGAACCCTCCGTGACTGAGGCGGATCCCAACACCGCGGCGGAAGCGGATTCCACCGGCGCCGGAGGCGACCCCCTTCTCGTGCCGGCGAACAGCACCGGCGAAGTCGACTTTTCCGTGGATGTGAGCGGTTTCAGGGGGGAGGAAGGACAGACCTACCTGGAGATCTATTTCCTGTGCCGCCCGAGCGGTTTTACCCTTGAAGAAAAAGATGACGGGGTCTACGTCGCCACCTTCGAGATCGATCTGTCCATCATCGACGAGCAGGACAACGCCGTCTTCCAGTCGGTTCAGCAAAGGGAATACCAGACGGACCGGCCCGTCACCATAACCCGAAGGGGCGAGGAAAGAGTGGTACTGGAACAGATCGCCGCGGGCGTCGCCCCGGGCACCTACCGGGCGAAGGCCATCGTGACAGACCTTAATTCCAGGCGTTCCGGCGAAGCCGAGAAACCCTTTGTCGCCCAGCCGCTTGACGCAGCTGAACTCTCTGTAAGCGACCTGCAGTTCTCCACGCTCATTCAGCAGGCGCAGGAACAGAACCGGTTCACGAAAAACGGCCTGCTGGTGCTGCCCAACCCCTTGCGGATATTCGAAAAATGGATTGAAATGCCTGAAGACGGCAGCTATAAGCCGCGAAACCTGTTCCTGTATTTCGAGATGTACAACCTGACTCCGGATTCGGCGACAAACGAGGCTACCTACGACATTTACCCGTCGGTAACCAGTCATGCCAACGAGATGACGTTTCCACTTCCTCCCAAACAGAACCGGAAGGTATCGGGATCCGACGGCCTGGACGTGATTGCCCTGGACTACATGACCTTCCCGGAAGGCATCTATACCCTGGAAATCAAGGTCAGGGACGCGCAGGCCGGAACTGAAGCGACCAGTTCGTCAGTCTTCGAGATCGTCCAGCCCCCGGCGCCGCCCCCGCCCGCCACGGTCCTGACCGAGGATCAGGCAAAACGGGGACGGAGACAGCTGGCCATCATCGCTTCCAAGCGGGAACGCGAACTCTACGACAATCTCGACCTCGAAGGCAAGACCGAATTCCTGATCGCTTTCTGGCGCATGCGCGACCCGACGCCCGAGACTCCGGAGAACGAATCCATGATGGTGTTCAACGAGCGGTTCTCCTATGCGGACTATCAGCTGGGCGGGGCGGAAAGCGACCGCGGCTCGGTTTTCATCCGGTACGGACAGCCGGAGGAAATCGAGCGGCACGATTCCGACAACATCATGAAATCCTACCAGATCTGGTACTACACGGAAGGTGTCCAGGGCGATCCTTCACGGACCACGGAAGGTGGACGTCATTTCTTCGTTTTCGGAGATCGTCGGAACATCGGCAGGTACGAACTGGTGCATTCCTCGGCGCGGGGAGAACTTTACAACCCGTACTGGCGGCAAGACCTGCTACTGATTGACGAGAGCCAGCTCCTGGAACACAGGGGATACGACACGCCGACGCAATCCAGACCCCTCAGCGCGCCCGAGACCGACCCGGGCAAGCCCTGA
- a CDS encoding phytanoyl-CoA dioxygenase family protein, protein MAHAPGHRAGLLDGRGTGTDPGPGSGCGVRQHAYTWRLPGVAMTEFENAVYELDVYGFTVVEGVLSGDEVESMRRVLVRLDEEAGVEREGEGSCRHVANLPTLDPIFFPVIDHPRILPILEHYLEPTLILGSLNSRIVRPGDGDQGFHSDIPAEMLNMTSPVMMNTVWMLDGFSPENGGTRVVPGTHRSGLPRPASDAGVKYYVQPTASAGSVLIFNGQCWHAGGANRGSANRHALFAHYRKRMLMFQYDPHEGFPAEWYGLLSDRQKEIMRMKHGVDAPRAADVQVFR, encoded by the coding sequence ATGGCACATGCGCCCGGCCACCGTGCCGGACTACTGGACGGACGAGGTACCGGGACCGATCCTGGCCCGGGCAGCGGATGCGGAGTACGACAACACGCGTATACCTGGCGCTTACCTGGAGTAGCCATGACCGAGTTTGAAAACGCCGTTTACGAGCTGGACGTGTACGGATTCACGGTGGTGGAAGGCGTCCTGTCCGGCGACGAGGTCGAATCGATGCGCCGGGTGCTGGTCCGCCTGGACGAAGAGGCCGGCGTGGAGCGGGAAGGCGAAGGTTCCTGCCGGCACGTTGCCAACCTGCCTACCCTGGACCCGATCTTCTTCCCGGTCATTGATCACCCCCGCATCCTGCCCATCCTCGAGCACTACCTCGAACCGACGCTGATCCTGGGAAGCCTGAACAGCCGCATCGTGCGTCCGGGGGACGGAGACCAGGGCTTTCACAGCGACATCCCCGCCGAAATGCTCAACATGACCTCGCCGGTCATGATGAACACCGTGTGGATGCTGGACGGTTTCTCGCCGGAAAACGGCGGAACCCGGGTCGTGCCCGGCACCCACCGAAGCGGGCTTCCCCGTCCCGCCAGCGATGCCGGCGTGAAGTACTACGTGCAGCCTACCGCTTCCGCGGGCAGCGTGCTGATCTTCAACGGCCAGTGCTGGCACGCGGGCGGGGCTAACCGCGGCAGCGCAAACCGGCACGCCCTCTTCGCCCACTACCGTAAACGCATGCTCATGTTCCAGTACGATCCCCACGAAGGGTTTCCCGCTGAGTGGTACGGCCTGCTCTCGGACCGCCAGAAGGAGATCATGCGCATGAAGCACGGCGTGGACGCGCCACGGGCGGCCGACGTCCAGGTTTTCAGGTAG
- a CDS encoding phytanoyl-CoA dioxygenase family protein: MTRERGEEKREQLTRDGYCHIEGVLSAEFLGELRRESDRLLDAAEYQPEWRYQGSDIHVNTLENGVMRRLLDWPATGAWMRAMRLDDFTPNGTIHVLSKPPGGPPLCWHQDWDTWNDPLSLAPWPQQLFLSYYLVDTDRVNGCFRVIPGTHLKRIPLHGEVEAPHQQTAWFADEQDPHMFGDHTGAVDVPVRAGDLVIGEARLLHSARGNNSSRRRTLLLAWHMRPATVPDYWTDEVPGPILARAADAEYDNTRIPGAYLE; this comes from the coding sequence ATGACCAGGGAGAGGGGCGAGGAAAAACGCGAGCAACTGACCCGGGACGGGTACTGTCACATCGAGGGCGTGCTGTCGGCAGAGTTCCTGGGCGAACTGCGCCGGGAATCGGATCGATTGCTGGACGCCGCGGAATATCAGCCTGAATGGCGATACCAGGGATCGGATATCCACGTAAACACCCTGGAGAACGGCGTGATGCGCCGGCTGCTGGACTGGCCCGCGACGGGGGCCTGGATGCGGGCCATGAGGCTGGATGACTTCACGCCCAACGGGACCATCCACGTATTGAGCAAGCCGCCCGGCGGACCGCCCCTGTGCTGGCACCAGGACTGGGATACCTGGAACGACCCCTTGAGCCTGGCGCCCTGGCCGCAACAGCTTTTTCTATCCTATTACCTAGTGGACACGGACCGCGTAAACGGATGCTTTCGTGTAATTCCGGGCACGCACCTGAAGCGCATACCGCTGCACGGAGAGGTGGAAGCGCCGCACCAGCAGACGGCCTGGTTCGCAGATGAACAGGATCCTCACATGTTCGGCGACCACACCGGCGCCGTCGACGTTCCCGTCCGTGCCGGCGACCTCGTTATCGGCGAGGCGCGGTTGCTGCACTCGGCCCGGGGAAACAACAGCTCGAGGCGAAGGACTTTGCTCCTGGCATGGCACATGCGCCCGGCCACCGTGCCGGACTACTGGACGGACGAGGTACCGGGACCGATCCTGGCCCGGGCAGCGGATGCGGAGTACGACAACACGCGTATACCTGGCGCTTACCTGGAGTAG
- a CDS encoding sugar phosphate isomerase/epimerase produces the protein MPPPVALQLYSLREMADKNYEHVVNLTAEIGYAGVEPAGFPGTTPEAAGKLFESLNLKVPSAHLPLPVGENRSYVVETADAIGTKRVVSGLGRDDHSTVDNIRWSADRFNEAAEAVAPHGMTFGIHNHWWEYLEVEGRIATDILLEHLAPEVFFQVDVYWVQVGGPDPAGVLERLGDRAPLLHLKDGPCLRNTDMTALGEGKVDLPGVIAAGGDHTEWHIVELDSCATDMVEAVKKSYKYLVDNGLSRGNA, from the coding sequence ATGCCCCCACCTGTAGCCCTGCAGCTTTATAGCCTCAGAGAAATGGCCGACAAGAACTACGAACACGTGGTGAACCTGACCGCGGAGATCGGGTACGCGGGCGTCGAACCCGCCGGGTTTCCCGGCACGACGCCGGAAGCGGCCGGAAAACTATTCGAATCGCTGAATCTTAAGGTTCCCAGCGCCCATCTTCCCCTGCCCGTGGGCGAGAACAGGTCCTACGTCGTCGAGACGGCTGACGCGATCGGGACGAAGCGCGTCGTATCCGGACTGGGCCGGGACGACCACAGTACCGTGGACAACATCAGGTGGTCGGCGGACCGCTTCAACGAGGCCGCGGAGGCCGTGGCGCCCCACGGCATGACCTTCGGAATTCATAATCACTGGTGGGAGTACCTGGAAGTGGAGGGACGGATCGCGACGGATATCCTCCTCGAGCATCTCGCGCCCGAGGTATTCTTCCAGGTGGACGTGTACTGGGTGCAGGTCGGCGGACCCGACCCGGCCGGTGTGCTCGAACGCCTCGGCGATCGAGCACCGCTGCTGCATCTCAAGGACGGGCCCTGCCTTCGGAATACGGACATGACCGCCCTCGGCGAAGGCAAGGTGGACCTCCCCGGTGTGATCGCGGCCGGAGGAGATCACACCGAATGGCATATCGTCGAACTGGACAGTTGCGCGACGGACATGGTCGAAGCGGTGAAGAAGAGCTACAAGTACCTGGTGGACAATGGTCTTTCCCGGGGGAACGCGTAG